One genomic region from Pseudoduganella lutea encodes:
- a CDS encoding formate/nitrite transporter family protein, whose product MAYLVPTEFVTKMVDAGESKIYMATRDALIRAYMAGAILALAAVFAVSCTVATGIPLVGALLFPVGFCMLYLMGFDLLTGVFVLTPLAWIDRRPGVTIPRILKHWGIVFVGNFLGAFTVAVLMAYMFTYGFNTDGGKIAQTVAHIGENRTTGYAEYGAAGMLTLFIRGMLCNWMVSMGVVGAMVSTTVGGKVLAMWMPIMLFFFMAFEHSVVNMFLFPFGMMMGGNFTIMDYLIWNEIPTVLGNLVGGLAFTGLTLYSTHVRTGAKRKFN is encoded by the coding sequence CGAATCGAAAATCTACATGGCCACGCGCGACGCGCTGATCCGCGCCTACATGGCGGGCGCGATCCTGGCCCTGGCGGCCGTATTCGCGGTCAGCTGCACGGTCGCCACCGGCATTCCACTGGTGGGCGCCCTGCTGTTCCCGGTTGGCTTCTGCATGCTGTACCTGATGGGCTTCGACCTGCTGACCGGTGTGTTCGTGCTCACGCCGCTGGCCTGGATCGACCGGCGTCCCGGCGTGACGATTCCCCGCATCCTGAAGCACTGGGGCATCGTCTTTGTCGGTAATTTCCTCGGCGCCTTCACGGTGGCCGTGCTGATGGCCTACATGTTTACGTACGGTTTCAACACCGATGGCGGCAAGATCGCCCAGACCGTGGCGCACATCGGCGAAAACCGCACCACCGGCTATGCCGAGTATGGCGCGGCCGGCATGCTCACGCTGTTCATCCGCGGCATGCTGTGCAACTGGATGGTGTCGATGGGCGTGGTGGGCGCCATGGTGTCGACCACCGTGGGCGGCAAGGTACTGGCGATGTGGATGCCGATCATGCTGTTCTTCTTCATGGCGTTCGAGCACTCGGTGGTGAACATGTTCCTCTTTCCGTTCGGCATGATGATGGGCGGTAATTTCACGATCATGGATTACCTGATCTGGAACGAGATCCCGACCGTGCTGGGCAACCTGGTGGGCGGCCTGGCCTTTACCGGCCTCACGCTGTACTCGACGCACGTGCGCACCGGCGCAAAACGCAAATTCAACTAA